Proteins encoded together in one Thermomonospora curvata DSM 43183 window:
- a CDS encoding DUF6104 family protein, which translates to MYFTDRGIEELSQRRGSEEVTLDWVAERLREFVDLNPEFETPIDRLATWLARLDDED; encoded by the coding sequence ATGTACTTCACCGACCGTGGAATCGAGGAACTGTCGCAGCGGCGCGGTTCGGAGGAGGTCACCTTGGACTGGGTGGCCGAGCGGCTGCGCGAGTTCGTGGATTTGAACCCCGAGTTCGAAACGCCGATCGATCGGCTGGCCACCTGGCTGGCCCGGCTGGACGATGAGGACTGA
- a CDS encoding DUF4097 family beta strand repeat-containing protein, whose protein sequence is MSRWTIDSTATLEFDGVVALKATMIAGNINVLASDEAPSVLVSEVHGPPLLVSHEAGMLTIAHERILEGMLGWLRNQRARATVTVTVPRECPVQLNLVSADAVITGLSARAAIKSATGDVTLDGVKGQIDANTVSGRIEAQGVDGAVNFTSVSGDLTLAGGSLESLGARTVSGRIAADVAPVNGCAMTVSTVSGEVALRLPESTSAKVQLGSAAGRIDTSFPGLQRYDRPVATNVSGTLGDGAGQLVVNTISGGITLLSKPDDPAKAGTGVEDK, encoded by the coding sequence ATGTCGCGTTGGACGATCGACAGCACGGCGACGCTGGAGTTCGACGGCGTGGTCGCCCTGAAGGCCACCATGATCGCCGGCAACATCAACGTGCTGGCCTCCGACGAGGCGCCGTCCGTGCTGGTCAGTGAGGTCCACGGGCCGCCGTTGCTGGTCAGCCACGAGGCGGGCATGCTGACCATCGCCCACGAGCGGATCCTGGAGGGCATGCTCGGCTGGCTGCGCAACCAGCGGGCCCGCGCCACCGTCACGGTGACCGTCCCCCGCGAGTGCCCCGTCCAGCTCAACCTGGTCTCCGCCGACGCGGTCATCACCGGTCTGTCGGCCCGCGCCGCCATCAAGAGCGCGACGGGCGACGTCACGCTGGACGGGGTGAAGGGACAGATCGACGCCAACACCGTCTCCGGGCGGATCGAGGCGCAAGGGGTGGACGGCGCGGTGAACTTCACCTCCGTCTCCGGCGACCTCACCCTGGCCGGAGGCTCGCTGGAGAGCCTGGGCGCCCGCACCGTCTCCGGCCGCATCGCCGCGGACGTGGCGCCGGTCAACGGGTGCGCCATGACCGTCAGCACCGTCTCCGGGGAGGTGGCGCTGCGGCTGCCGGAATCGACCTCGGCGAAGGTCCAGCTCGGCTCGGCGGCCGGCCGGATCGACACCTCGTTCCCCGGTCTGCAACGGTACGACCGCCCGGTGGCCACGAACGTCAGCGGCACGCTCGGCGACGGAGCCGGGCAGCTGGTCGTCAACACGATCTCCGGCGGCATCACGCTGCTCAGCAAGCCCGATGATCCGGCCAAGGCCGGCACGGGAGTGGAGGACAAGTGA
- a CDS encoding PadR family transcriptional regulator, which yields MSPVFGHGRLRLYLLKLLEESPRHGYEVIRLLQDRFLGVYSPSPGTIYPRLARLEADGLVTHEVIKGKKVYSLTDAGRAELERRMDELADLEEEIAASAQQFARELQQDVRQTVRSLREELTQAAREMRKQGRTASKETWREVRERHKEEWRRHKGHWREQSQALMEEWRQSWDEAWCTATGTAEEANRIKLERALRKFADNVRKSARRSGLTEADLAAVQSLLEETAARIRTEILDR from the coding sequence GTGAGCCCCGTCTTCGGCCACGGCCGGCTGCGCCTGTACCTGCTCAAGCTGCTGGAGGAGAGCCCGCGGCACGGCTATGAGGTGATCCGGCTGCTGCAGGACCGCTTCTTGGGGGTCTACTCCCCCTCCCCCGGCACCATCTACCCGCGCCTGGCCCGGCTGGAGGCCGACGGCCTGGTCACCCACGAGGTGATCAAGGGCAAGAAGGTCTACTCGCTCACCGACGCCGGCCGTGCCGAGCTGGAGCGCCGCATGGACGAGCTGGCCGACCTGGAGGAGGAGATCGCCGCCTCGGCCCAGCAGTTCGCCCGCGAGCTGCAGCAGGACGTCCGCCAGACCGTCCGCTCGCTGCGCGAGGAGCTGACCCAGGCCGCCCGCGAGATGCGCAAGCAGGGCCGTACCGCCTCCAAGGAGACCTGGCGGGAGGTCAGGGAGCGGCACAAGGAGGAGTGGCGGCGGCACAAGGGGCACTGGCGCGAGCAGAGCCAGGCCCTGATGGAGGAGTGGCGGCAGAGCTGGGACGAGGCCTGGTGCACCGCCACCGGCACCGCCGAGGAGGCCAACCGCATCAAACTGGAGCGCGCGCTGCGCAAGTTCGCCGACAACGTCCGCAAGAGCGCCAGGCGCTCCGGCCTGACCGAGGCGGACCTGGCGGCGGTCCAGTCACTGCTGGAGGAGACCGCCGCCCGGATCCGCACCGAGATCCTCGACCGCTAG
- a CDS encoding Uma2 family endonuclease codes for MSVAAGLSMAASGRAGGAPSHGVAAEVHSACLLPDTPYRLWERGELHEVLALPHDGTRVEVIDGEIYVSPAPVMPHNRIIDKIAEAFWAARAADPECVWECTQGTGLRVPERETGCVPDLIVAESEILNAAWEAGAPYLTPDQVEMTVEVTSKSNAAADRQPTSLRPNTKWQLYARLGIPCYLLVDRDPRAAQVTLYSAPDRAAGAYLQHRVWNFGETVKLPEPFGIEIPTELWRPWKD; via the coding sequence GTGAGCGTCGCCGCCGGGCTTTCGATGGCCGCTTCCGGACGTGCCGGCGGCGCGCCGTCCCACGGGGTCGCCGCCGAGGTGCACAGCGCGTGCCTGCTCCCGGACACCCCCTACCGGCTGTGGGAGCGCGGTGAACTCCACGAGGTGCTCGCCCTTCCTCACGACGGCACCAGGGTCGAGGTCATCGATGGGGAGATCTACGTATCACCGGCTCCGGTCATGCCGCACAACCGGATCATCGACAAGATCGCTGAGGCGTTCTGGGCCGCGCGGGCCGCTGATCCGGAGTGCGTGTGGGAGTGCACGCAGGGCACGGGCCTGCGTGTGCCGGAGCGGGAGACGGGCTGCGTGCCCGACCTCATCGTGGCCGAATCCGAGATCCTCAACGCCGCCTGGGAGGCAGGGGCCCCTTATCTCACGCCCGACCAGGTGGAGATGACCGTCGAGGTCACCTCCAAATCGAACGCGGCGGCCGATCGCCAGCCGACGAGCCTGCGCCCCAACACCAAGTGGCAGCTTTACGCACGCCTGGGGATCCCCTGCTATCTGCTCGTCGACCGTGATCCCCGGGCCGCTCAGGTCACCTTGTACTCGGCGCCGGACCGGGCCGCCGGGGCCTACCTGCAGCACCGGGTATGGAACTTCGGCGAGACCGTCAAGCTGCCGGAGCCGTTCGGGATCGAGATCCCCACCGAGCTGTGGCGGCCCTGGAAGGACTAG
- a CDS encoding zinc-binding dehydrogenase — MFAVYAARFDADNPLNGLELGERPEPEAPEGWTTVTVKAASLNHHDLWTLRGVGIRQEQLPMILGCDAAGVDADGNEVIVHSVIGDPDAGGGDETLDPRRSLLSERHQGTFAEQVIVPRRNLVPKPKELSFEEAACLPTAWLTAYRMLFDKAELQPGATVLVQGAGGGVATALIALGAAAGYRVWATSRSEAKRKRALELGAEAVFEPGARLPERVDAVMETVGQATWSHSLKSLRPGGRIVVSGATTGQLPPAELNRVFFLQLSVVGSTMGTRDQLVRLSRFLVTSGLRPPIDRTLPLARAREGFAVMAEGDLFGKIVFTP; from the coding sequence ATGTTCGCTGTCTACGCTGCACGTTTCGACGCCGACAACCCGCTGAACGGCCTGGAGCTGGGGGAGCGCCCCGAACCCGAGGCGCCCGAGGGCTGGACGACCGTCACCGTCAAGGCCGCCTCCCTCAACCACCACGACCTGTGGACGCTGCGCGGCGTCGGCATCCGCCAGGAGCAGCTGCCGATGATCCTCGGCTGTGACGCGGCCGGGGTGGACGCCGACGGCAACGAGGTCATCGTGCACTCGGTGATCGGCGACCCGGACGCCGGCGGCGGCGATGAGACCCTCGACCCGCGCCGCTCCCTGCTGTCGGAGCGCCACCAGGGCACCTTCGCCGAGCAGGTGATCGTGCCGCGCCGCAACCTGGTGCCCAAGCCCAAGGAGCTGTCGTTCGAGGAGGCGGCCTGCCTGCCCACCGCCTGGCTGACCGCCTACCGGATGCTGTTCGACAAGGCCGAGCTGCAGCCCGGCGCGACCGTGCTGGTGCAGGGCGCCGGCGGCGGGGTGGCCACCGCCCTGATCGCGCTCGGCGCGGCCGCCGGCTACCGGGTGTGGGCCACCAGCCGCAGCGAGGCCAAGCGCAAGCGGGCGCTGGAGCTGGGCGCCGAGGCGGTCTTCGAGCCCGGGGCGCGCCTGCCGGAGCGGGTGGACGCGGTGATGGAGACCGTCGGCCAGGCCACCTGGTCGCACTCGCTGAAGTCGCTGCGTCCCGGCGGCCGCATCGTGGTCAGCGGCGCCACCACCGGCCAGCTGCCCCCCGCCGAGCTCAACCGGGTGTTCTTCCTGCAGCTGTCGGTGGTCGGCTCCACCATGGGCACCCGCGACCAGCTGGTCCGCCTGTCCCGCTTCCTGGTCACCAGCGGCCTCCGCCCGCCGATCGACCGCACCCTGCCGCTGGCGCGGGCCCGCGAGGGCTTTGCCGTCATGGCCGAAGGCGACCTCTTCGGAAAGATCGTCTTCACGCCCTGA
- a CDS encoding amino acid ABC transporter ATP-binding protein, with protein sequence MVKAEQVHKSFGHLEVLKGIDLEVQPGEVMCMIGPSGSGKSTFLRCINHLEKIDAGRLWVDGHLVGYREKGGKLYELRDREVAAQRRDIGMVFQRFNLFPHMTALENVMEAPVRVKKEPKDAVRERARALLERVGLADKMHSYPAQLSGGQQQRVAIARALAMQPKLMLFDEPTSALDPELVGEVLEVMKRLALDGMTMIVVTHEIGFAREVGDSLVFMDGGVVVESGPPREVLANPQHPRTRDFLSKVL encoded by the coding sequence ATGGTCAAGGCCGAGCAGGTGCACAAGAGCTTCGGCCACCTGGAGGTGCTCAAGGGCATCGACCTGGAGGTCCAGCCCGGCGAGGTCATGTGCATGATCGGCCCGTCCGGCTCGGGCAAGTCCACCTTCCTGCGGTGCATCAACCACCTGGAGAAGATCGACGCCGGGCGGCTGTGGGTGGACGGCCATCTGGTCGGCTACCGGGAGAAAGGCGGCAAGCTCTATGAGCTGCGCGACCGCGAGGTGGCCGCGCAGCGCCGCGACATCGGCATGGTCTTCCAGCGGTTCAACCTCTTCCCCCACATGACGGCGCTGGAGAACGTCATGGAGGCGCCGGTCCGGGTGAAGAAGGAGCCCAAGGACGCCGTCCGCGAGCGGGCGCGGGCGCTGCTGGAGCGGGTGGGGCTGGCCGACAAGATGCACAGCTACCCCGCCCAGCTGTCCGGCGGCCAGCAGCAGCGGGTGGCCATCGCCCGCGCGCTGGCCATGCAGCCCAAGCTGATGCTGTTCGACGAGCCCACCTCCGCGCTCGACCCCGAGCTGGTCGGCGAGGTGCTGGAGGTGATGAAGCGGCTGGCCCTGGACGGCATGACGATGATCGTGGTCACCCACGAGATCGGGTTCGCCCGCGAGGTCGGCGACTCGCTGGTCTTCATGGACGGCGGCGTGGTGGTCGAGTCGGGGCCGCCGCGCGAGGTGCTGGCCAACCCGCAACATCCGCGGACCCGGGACTTTCTGTCCAAGGTCCTGTGA
- a CDS encoding amino acid ABC transporter permease — translation MTVNGDVEKGRPEAIRAVPVRHPGRWAGAAVVLVLAAMFVHFLLYNPAFNWSEQWKYLFSEPVLKGVRNTIWLTVAAMAGGIALGVVLALMRMSPNPLLKGAAFVYLWFFRGTPLYTQLLIWGAIGALIPTIGIGIPFGPEFHTWQTQKLINVALAAALGLILNEAAYMAEIVRAGILSVDPGQQEAASALGMSRMQTMRRIVLPQAMRVIVPPTGNETISMLKNTSLVAAVPYAELTFTAQTIYASTYQIIPMLIMACLWYLFLSTLLMIGQYYLERHFSRGVGNSGRGRGGLRALRGGGGQ, via the coding sequence ATGACCGTCAACGGAGACGTGGAGAAGGGACGGCCCGAGGCGATCCGGGCCGTCCCCGTCCGGCATCCCGGGCGCTGGGCCGGGGCCGCGGTGGTGCTGGTCCTGGCCGCGATGTTCGTGCACTTCCTGCTCTACAACCCGGCCTTCAACTGGAGCGAGCAGTGGAAGTACCTGTTCTCTGAGCCGGTCCTCAAAGGCGTCCGCAACACCATCTGGCTGACGGTCGCGGCGATGGCCGGCGGGATCGCGCTCGGCGTCGTGCTGGCGCTGATGCGGATGTCGCCCAACCCCCTGCTGAAGGGGGCGGCCTTCGTCTACCTGTGGTTCTTCCGCGGCACTCCGCTCTACACCCAGCTGCTGATCTGGGGCGCCATCGGGGCGCTCATCCCCACCATCGGCATCGGCATCCCCTTCGGCCCGGAGTTCCACACCTGGCAGACCCAGAAGCTGATCAACGTGGCGCTGGCCGCGGCGCTGGGGCTGATCCTCAACGAGGCCGCCTACATGGCCGAGATCGTCCGGGCCGGCATCCTGTCGGTGGACCCCGGCCAGCAGGAGGCGGCCAGCGCCCTGGGCATGTCCCGGATGCAGACCATGCGCCGCATCGTGCTGCCGCAGGCCATGCGGGTGATCGTGCCGCCCACCGGCAACGAGACCATCTCGATGCTCAAGAACACCTCGCTGGTGGCGGCGGTGCCGTACGCGGAGCTGACCTTCACCGCGCAGACCATCTACGCCAGCACCTACCAGATCATCCCGATGCTGATCATGGCGTGCCTGTGGTACCTGTTCCTGTCCACGCTGCTGATGATCGGCCAGTACTACCTGGAACGGCACTTCAGCCGGGGCGTGGGGAACTCCGGCCGCGGCAGGGGCGGGCTGCGCGCGCTGCGCGGAGGAGGTGGCCAGTGA
- a CDS encoding ABC transporter substrate-binding protein — protein MNTGSLRRRAVAAGALLLTGALVLSACGDDGGESGAGSDTTVTQDAALAAMVPDAIKSDGKIKVGTDASYPPNESIDPSTQEIVGWDVELFKAVAAKLGLKAEFENAGFDTIIPGVQSGKYEIGVSSFTDDKEREKAVDFVTYYSAGTAWAAPRGNPKNVNPDDACGLTIGVQQGTVQVKDLEERSKKCTEAGKPAIKTVVRKQQTEVNNDLVAGKIDAMAADSPVVGGAVKTTGKLEIIGQVYDTAPYGYAINKNAGQFKEAVLGAIKALIADGTYMKILKEHGVESGAITEPVINGAQS, from the coding sequence GTGAACACTGGTTCTCTGCGCCGCCGCGCCGTAGCGGCGGGTGCTCTCCTGCTGACGGGTGCCCTGGTCCTGTCCGCCTGTGGCGACGACGGCGGGGAATCCGGGGCCGGTTCCGACACCACCGTAACCCAGGACGCCGCGCTGGCGGCCATGGTCCCCGATGCCATCAAGAGCGACGGCAAGATCAAGGTCGGCACCGACGCCTCCTACCCGCCGAACGAGTCGATCGACCCGTCCACCCAGGAGATCGTCGGCTGGGATGTGGAGCTGTTCAAGGCCGTGGCGGCCAAACTCGGCCTGAAGGCCGAGTTCGAGAACGCCGGTTTCGACACCATCATCCCGGGCGTCCAGTCGGGCAAGTACGAGATCGGCGTGTCGTCCTTCACAGATGACAAGGAACGCGAGAAAGCCGTCGACTTCGTCACCTACTACTCGGCGGGCACCGCCTGGGCCGCCCCCAGGGGCAACCCCAAGAACGTCAACCCCGACGACGCCTGCGGCCTGACCATCGGCGTGCAGCAGGGCACCGTTCAGGTGAAGGACCTGGAGGAGCGCAGCAAGAAGTGCACCGAGGCCGGCAAGCCGGCCATCAAGACCGTGGTGCGCAAGCAGCAGACCGAGGTCAACAACGACCTGGTGGCGGGCAAGATCGACGCCATGGCGGCCGACTCCCCGGTGGTGGGCGGCGCGGTCAAGACCACCGGCAAGCTGGAGATCATCGGTCAGGTCTACGACACCGCACCCTACGGCTACGCGATCAACAAGAACGCCGGGCAGTTCAAGGAGGCCGTCCTGGGGGCGATCAAGGCGCTGATCGCCGACGGCACCTACATGAAGATCCTCAAGGAACACGGCGTGGAGTCCGGCGCCATCACCGAGCCGGTGATCAACGGAGCCCAGAGCTGA
- a CDS encoding NAD(P)-dependent malic enzyme, whose protein sequence is MTGVAVAAESDSSFDYDNDPAFVLHKGGKLEVRSTVPVRNKDDLSLAYTPGVARVCTAIADNPELAYEYTWTSKVVAVVTDGTAVLGLGDIGPAASMPVMEGKALLFKQFAGVDSVPIALNTTDTDEIVETVIRLAPSFGGINLEDISAPRCFEIEDRLREALDIPVFHDDQHGTAIVALAALRNAARLIGKPLSELRAVVAGAGASGVAVSRILLNAGIGDIAVSDSKGLIYEGRDGLNPVKQALARDTNKLGLKGSTEDALRGADVFIGLSGSTVREESIATMSDNAIVFALSNPTPEVHPDVARRHAKVVATGRSDFPNQINNVLAFPGIFRGALDVRAHSITEGMKLAAAEALANVVGDDLSPDYVIPSPFDERVAPAVTAAVAEQARKEGVNRI, encoded by the coding sequence ATGACAGGGGTCGCTGTGGCTGCTGAGTCCGATTCAAGCTTCGATTACGACAACGATCCGGCGTTCGTCCTGCACAAGGGTGGCAAGCTGGAGGTCCGCTCCACTGTCCCGGTGCGCAACAAGGACGATCTGTCCCTGGCCTACACGCCCGGCGTGGCGCGCGTGTGCACCGCCATCGCCGACAATCCGGAACTGGCCTACGAGTACACCTGGACCTCCAAAGTGGTGGCCGTGGTCACCGACGGCACCGCGGTGCTGGGGCTCGGCGACATCGGCCCCGCCGCCTCCATGCCGGTCATGGAGGGCAAGGCGCTGCTGTTCAAGCAGTTCGCCGGCGTCGACTCGGTGCCCATCGCGCTGAACACCACCGACACCGACGAGATCGTCGAGACCGTGATCCGGCTCGCGCCCAGCTTCGGTGGCATCAACCTGGAGGACATCAGCGCGCCGCGGTGCTTTGAGATCGAAGACCGGCTGCGCGAGGCGCTGGACATCCCGGTGTTCCACGACGACCAGCACGGCACCGCCATCGTGGCGCTGGCCGCGCTGCGCAACGCGGCCCGCCTGATCGGCAAGCCGCTGTCGGAGCTGCGCGCGGTGGTGGCCGGTGCGGGCGCCTCCGGGGTGGCGGTCAGCCGGATCCTGCTGAACGCCGGCATCGGCGACATCGCCGTCTCCGACAGCAAGGGCCTGATCTACGAGGGCCGCGACGGGCTCAACCCGGTCAAGCAGGCGCTGGCCCGCGACACCAACAAGCTCGGCCTCAAGGGCTCCACCGAGGACGCGCTGCGCGGCGCCGACGTGTTCATCGGGCTGTCGGGCAGCACCGTCCGCGAAGAGAGCATCGCCACCATGTCCGACAACGCGATCGTGTTCGCGTTGTCCAACCCCACTCCGGAGGTCCACCCGGATGTGGCGCGGCGGCACGCCAAGGTGGTCGCCACCGGCCGCAGCGACTTCCCCAACCAGATCAACAACGTGCTGGCCTTCCCCGGCATCTTCCGCGGCGCGCTGGACGTGCGCGCCCACAGCATCACCGAGGGGATGAAGCTGGCCGCCGCCGAGGCGCTGGCGAACGTGGTGGGCGATGACCTGAGCCCGGATTATGTGATCCCCAGCCCGTTCGATGAGCGGGTGGCCCCGGCCGTCACCGCGGCGGTGGCCGAGCAGGCCCGCAAGGAGGGCGTCAACCGGATCTGA
- a CDS encoding CGNR zinc finger domain-containing protein, which yields MDFASYADLAIELVNSSAPAEDSLRDLDSLQRLLKIRPHLSGRVTHRDLDAMRQLRESLRAIFAAAARGDEEEAVERLNTLLIQHPIQPQLSGHDGQRWHLHLTEGGSVPDRYAAGAAMGLAVKISDHGLDRLGTCRAAGCDNVFFDTTADRSRRYCSEHCAARSDDPRPAHAPPGPDGESPR from the coding sequence GTGGACTTCGCTTCTTACGCAGACCTGGCGATCGAGCTGGTCAACAGCTCCGCCCCCGCCGAGGACTCGTTGCGCGACCTGGACTCCCTGCAACGGCTGCTGAAGATCAGGCCCCATCTCAGCGGCCGGGTCACCCACCGTGATCTGGACGCCATGCGCCAGCTGCGCGAGTCACTGCGCGCGATCTTCGCCGCCGCCGCCCGGGGCGATGAGGAGGAGGCCGTCGAACGGCTGAACACGCTGCTGATCCAGCACCCGATCCAGCCCCAGCTGTCCGGCCACGACGGCCAGCGCTGGCACCTGCACCTCACCGAGGGCGGCTCGGTGCCCGACCGGTACGCCGCCGGCGCCGCCATGGGGCTGGCCGTCAAGATCAGCGACCATGGCCTGGACCGGCTGGGCACCTGCCGGGCCGCCGGCTGCGACAACGTCTTCTTCGACACCACCGCCGACCGCTCCCGCCGCTACTGCAGCGAGCACTGCGCCGCACGCTCCGACGACCCGCGGCCCGCCCACGCGCCACCCGGCCCCGACGGCGAGTCCCCCCGGTGA
- the sodX gene encoding nickel-type superoxide dismutase maturation protease codes for MWQTVEVSGESMLPALRPGDWLLVRRRGRPVAAGDVVVARHPRRAGLLIVKRAVRRTAEGWWLESDNQRAAGRQDSWDFGAVPEELIEGRVVARYWPPSRITLLRRGRGG; via the coding sequence GTGTGGCAGACGGTGGAGGTGTCCGGGGAGTCGATGCTGCCCGCGCTCCGGCCGGGGGACTGGCTGCTGGTGCGGCGCCGGGGCCGTCCCGTCGCGGCCGGGGACGTGGTGGTGGCCCGGCATCCGCGGCGGGCGGGGCTGCTGATCGTCAAGCGGGCCGTACGCCGCACCGCGGAGGGCTGGTGGCTGGAGAGCGACAACCAGCGCGCCGCGGGCCGGCAGGACAGCTGGGACTTCGGCGCCGTCCCCGAGGAGCTGATCGAGGGACGGGTGGTGGCGCGTTATTGGCCGCCGTCGCGCATCACGCTGCTGCGCCGGGGGAGGGGCGGCTGA
- the sodN gene encoding superoxide dismutase, Ni, translated as MLAKLLRPKTTVFAHCDLPCGVYDPAQARIEAESVKAIIEKYHANEDPVFRTRALIIKEQRSNLVKEHLWVLWTDYFKPHHFEKYPQLHQLFNEATKLAGAAGTKQSVDVKVAEELLAKIAEIDKIFWETKQS; from the coding sequence GTGCTGGCAAAGCTACTGCGTCCGAAGACCACGGTCTTTGCGCACTGCGACCTGCCGTGCGGCGTCTACGACCCGGCGCAGGCGCGCATCGAGGCCGAGTCGGTCAAGGCCATCATCGAGAAGTACCACGCCAACGAGGACCCGGTCTTCCGCACCCGGGCGCTGATCATCAAGGAGCAGCGCTCCAACCTGGTCAAGGAGCACCTGTGGGTGCTGTGGACCGACTACTTCAAGCCGCACCACTTTGAGAAGTACCCGCAGCTCCACCAGCTGTTCAACGAGGCGACCAAGCTCGCCGGGGCGGCCGGCACCAAGCAGAGCGTGGATGTGAAGGTGGCCGAGGAGCTGCTGGCCAAGATCGCCGAGATCGACAAGATCTTCTGGGAGACCAAGCAGTCCTGA
- a CDS encoding GNAT family N-acetyltransferase, translating to MIRPAVPQDVPTILRLIRELADYEKALEEVEATEEDLQRALFGPHPKVFAHVAEHEGEVVGFALWFENFSTWKGTHGIYLEDLYVRPQARGHGYGKALLTELARIAVERGYRRVEWSVLDWNEPAIGFYKSLGALPQDEWTVYRLTGEALRELGRR from the coding sequence GTGATTCGACCTGCTGTTCCCCAAGATGTCCCGACGATCCTGCGTCTGATCCGCGAGCTGGCCGACTACGAAAAGGCGCTCGAGGAGGTGGAGGCCACCGAAGAAGACCTGCAGCGCGCCCTGTTCGGGCCGCACCCGAAGGTCTTCGCGCACGTGGCCGAGCATGAGGGCGAGGTCGTCGGGTTCGCCCTGTGGTTTGAGAACTTCTCCACCTGGAAGGGCACGCACGGGATCTACCTGGAGGACCTGTACGTGCGGCCGCAGGCCCGGGGGCACGGGTACGGCAAGGCGCTGCTGACCGAGCTGGCGCGCATCGCCGTCGAACGCGGCTACCGGCGCGTGGAGTGGTCGGTGCTGGACTGGAACGAGCCGGCCATCGGTTTTTACAAGTCCTTGGGCGCGCTCCCGCAGGACGAGTGGACGGTCTACCGGCTGACCGGCGAGGCGCTGCGGGAACTCGGCCGCCGCTGA
- a CDS encoding anti-sigma factor — MTEETTAMPAKTPADTKSAVRDVVTVKLPADSAYLSVLRTATAGLAARLDFTLDEIEDLRIAVDEACAMLLAQAVPGTDLECQFELSGDAMRIAVSVLTVDGALPSRDTFAWTVLSSLAGDVDSAVGADDRVTVTLRKRRGAAGAQ; from the coding sequence GTGACCGAGGAAACCACTGCCATGCCAGCAAAGACGCCGGCCGACACCAAATCGGCGGTCCGTGACGTGGTGACCGTCAAGCTGCCCGCCGACAGCGCGTATCTGTCCGTGCTGCGCACCGCCACCGCCGGTTTGGCCGCCCGGCTGGACTTCACCCTCGATGAGATCGAGGACCTGCGCATCGCGGTGGACGAGGCGTGCGCGATGCTGCTCGCCCAGGCCGTGCCCGGCACCGATCTGGAATGCCAGTTCGAGCTGAGCGGGGACGCCATGCGCATCGCGGTGTCCGTGCTGACCGTGGACGGCGCACTGCCCAGCCGCGACACCTTCGCCTGGACGGTGCTGTCCTCGCTGGCCGGCGATGTGGACTCCGCGGTGGGCGCCGATGACCGGGTGACCGTGACGCTGCGCAAGCGACGTGGAGCGGCGGGGGCACAGTGA
- a CDS encoding RNA polymerase sigma factor SigF, with protein MTEKITLPEGSVPGPADERPDTGGVPDRARARVLFERLHQLPEGDPERQRVRDELVELHLPLVEYLARRFRNRGEWLDDLIQVATIGLIKSIDRFDLDRGVEFSTYATPTIVGEIKRHFRDKGWAVRVPRRLQELKLSLTKAISDLAQREGRAPTVSELAEHLQMSEEEVLEGLESANAYSTVSLDAPDSGDEDAPAVADSLGMVDDSLEGVEYRESLKPLLEKLPAREKRILLLRFFGNMTQSQIANELGISQMHVSRLLARTLAQLREGLTAEE; from the coding sequence ATGACCGAGAAGATCACGCTGCCGGAGGGCAGTGTGCCGGGTCCCGCCGACGAGCGGCCGGACACCGGCGGAGTACCCGACCGCGCCCGGGCGCGGGTGCTGTTCGAGCGGCTGCACCAGCTGCCCGAGGGCGACCCGGAGCGCCAGCGGGTCCGCGACGAGCTGGTGGAGCTGCACCTGCCGTTGGTGGAGTACCTGGCCCGCCGGTTCCGCAACCGCGGCGAGTGGCTGGACGACCTGATCCAGGTGGCCACCATCGGTCTGATCAAGTCGATCGACCGGTTCGACCTGGACCGCGGGGTGGAGTTCTCCACCTACGCCACCCCCACCATCGTGGGGGAGATCAAGCGGCACTTCCGCGACAAGGGCTGGGCGGTGCGGGTGCCCCGCCGGCTGCAGGAGCTGAAGCTGTCGCTGACCAAGGCGATCAGTGACCTGGCGCAGCGGGAGGGCCGCGCGCCCACCGTCAGCGAGCTGGCCGAGCATCTGCAGATGAGCGAGGAGGAGGTGCTGGAGGGCCTGGAGTCCGCCAACGCCTACTCCACCGTCTCGCTGGATGCGCCCGACTCCGGGGACGAGGACGCCCCCGCGGTGGCCGACTCGCTGGGGATGGTGGACGACTCGCTGGAGGGCGTGGAGTACCGCGAGTCGCTCAAGCCGCTGCTGGAGAAGCTCCCGGCTCGCGAGAAACGGATCCTGCTGCTGCGGTTCTTCGGCAACATGACCCAGTCGCAGATCGCCAACGAGCTGGGCATCTCCCAGATGCACGTGTCGCGGCTGCTGGCCCGCACCCTGGCCCAGCTGCGCGAGGGGCTGACCGCCGAGGAGTGA